One stretch of Brevibacillus laterosporus DNA includes these proteins:
- a CDS encoding MFS transporter: protein MEIWKRNLFVLCGALFIVMVGMSMVMPFLPLFIQEELHITDTNDATLWSGIIFGANFLTAGLVSPIWGNLADKYGRKIMILRSGFLMSITIGLTGLAGNVWHLLLLRLLNGTISGIIPASNALVASSVPKERSGWALGILQSCVVSGSIMGPFFGGLLADLVGYRAVFMVTGGLLFIATLIITFTVKEDFTPLPKTEQTSLRDDFKMVFTSKTLPVLFAVTVIIQFALNGIVPILPIFVKELIGSGDKVAFFAGMVTAMTGVANVLASPQLGKLGDRIGSHKVLLGCLLASAIVYIPTAMVQSFWQLLILRFLAGLCVGGLLPAVNSLLRQATPSHMVSRVFGYNNSFLCLGNMLGPMTGGFLAGYVGLNGVFLMTSILLFLNFLWFLYVVRHGFQAVSSDKA, encoded by the coding sequence ATGGAGATCTGGAAACGTAATTTGTTTGTTCTCTGTGGTGCTTTGTTTATCGTTATGGTGGGAATGAGTATGGTTATGCCATTTCTCCCGCTCTTTATTCAAGAAGAATTACATATCACGGACACAAATGATGCAACGTTGTGGTCTGGGATCATATTTGGTGCAAACTTTTTGACGGCTGGACTAGTTTCACCGATATGGGGGAACTTGGCAGATAAGTATGGGCGTAAAATTATGATACTCCGCTCTGGTTTTTTAATGTCAATTACAATTGGTCTAACCGGATTAGCAGGTAATGTGTGGCATTTGTTATTACTGCGTTTATTAAACGGAACGATTAGCGGAATCATCCCAGCCAGTAATGCTTTAGTAGCTTCTAGCGTGCCTAAAGAGCGCTCAGGCTGGGCATTAGGTATTTTGCAATCTTGCGTTGTATCTGGTTCGATTATGGGGCCCTTCTTTGGGGGCTTGCTTGCCGATCTAGTTGGGTACCGTGCTGTGTTCATGGTAACAGGTGGTTTATTGTTTATAGCTACTCTCATCATTACGTTTACTGTAAAGGAAGATTTTACACCCTTGCCAAAAACGGAACAGACAAGCCTGCGAGATGACTTCAAGATGGTGTTTACAAGCAAAACGTTGCCGGTCCTGTTTGCTGTGACTGTAATCATTCAGTTTGCTTTGAATGGAATTGTTCCGATTTTGCCTATCTTTGTTAAAGAGCTGATTGGCAGTGGTGATAAGGTAGCTTTTTTTGCAGGGATGGTTACAGCTATGACAGGTGTAGCTAATGTGCTAGCCTCTCCTCAATTAGGAAAGCTGGGAGATCGCATTGGTTCGCATAAGGTATTGCTTGGCTGCTTACTCGCATCTGCTATCGTATATATTCCGACGGCGATGGTGCAATCGTTCTGGCAGTTGCTCATCTTACGTTTCCTGGCAGGATTATGCGTAGGTGGTCTATTACCAGCTGTGAATTCGTTGCTACGACAAGCTACTCCAAGTCATATGGTTAGTCGAGTATTTGGCTATAATAATAGCTTTCTGTGTCTCGGCAATATGCTTGGACCGATGACGGGGGGCTTTTTGGCTGGCTATGTAGGGCTGAACGGTGTATTCTTAATGACAAGTATTCTCCTCTTTTTAAATTTTTTGTGGTTCTTATATGTGGTTCGACACGGATTTCAAGCGGTGTCGAGCGATAAGGCGTAA